The following DNA comes from Pelmatolapia mariae isolate MD_Pm_ZW unplaced genomic scaffold, Pm_UMD_F_2 NODE_ptg000102l+_length_18695_cov_1, whole genome shotgun sequence.
ttcatcacttctttactgaaaccaaagaagcaggaatctgcagctttgaagacttccaggttgtgttcatctttgatggtctggatgagtgtcgacttcctctggacttccacaaaactacaatcctaactgaccctagaaagtccacctcagtggatgtgctgctgataaacctgatcagggggaaactgcttccctctgctcacctctggataaccacacgacctgcagccgccaatcagatccctccacaatgtgttggcatggtgacagaggtcagagggttcactgacccacagaaggaggagtacttcaggaagagattcagagatgaggagcaggccagcaggatcatctcccacatcaagacatcacgaagcctccacatcatgtgccacatcccagtcttctgctggatcactgctacagttctggaggatgtgctggaaaccagagagggaggacagctgcccaagaccctgactgagacgTACATCCACTTATTGGTGGTTCAGGCCGAAGTGAAGAAAGTTAAGTATGacggaggagctgagacagatccacactggagtccagagagcagaaagatgattaagtctctgggaaaactggcttttgatcatcTGCAGAAAGggaacctgatcttctatgaatcagacttgacagagtgtggcatcgatatcagagcagcctcagtgtactcaggagtgttcacacagatctttaaagaggagagaggactgtaccaggacaaggtgttctgcttcatccatctgagtgttcaggagtttctggctgctcttcatgtccatctgaccttcatcaactctggactcaatctgctggaagaacaacaaacaacgTCCACGTGGcctaaattaattaaaaagaagaacaatttaaaatcactccaccagagtgctgtgaataaggccttacagagtccaaatggacacctggacttgttcctccgcttcctcctgggtctttcattgcagaccaatcagactctcctacgaggtctgctgacacagagaggaagtggctcacagaccaatcaggaaacagtccagtacataaaggagaagctcagtgaggatctgtctgcagagaaaagcatcaatctggtccactgtctgaatgaactgaatgatcgttctctagtggaggagatccaacagtacATGAGAAACAAGCAATTTCACTCTAGACTTAGTTTCACATTTAGAAGGCACatgagatcaggaagtctctccacagataaactgtctcctgctcagtggtcagctctggtcttcatcttactgtcatcagaaaaagatctggatgtgtttgacctgaagaaatactctgcttcagaggaggctcttctgaggctgctgccagtggtgaaagcctccaacaaagctctgtaaatACAATTGTACTCATATCTTTACTTTTAACATCCAACTCTGTCAGTAATTTATTTCACCAGGATTTCTGTCTTTGTATGAATTTGCATCTTAAGGTTTTCGAATTTCTCCAATACAACTGTAACCTCTTTGATGGTTCAAGAACTCGGTGTAGTCGAGATGCTGAATCCACCATAAACTACgatcatcactgctgctgttgtgttatcaGTCTTTGTTTAAAAACTGGCGCTGCATGTGCCCAATGTTGTAATACTTTATATTCACATGTATGCTCCTAGATACATTTCTACTGCAGGTCTACTTTTTAGTAACAATTTTTTATGAAACAATCTCTTTTACATTCGTGGTGGCTCATGCATTAAACAAAGCGTTTGCATTTGAATTACTCAGTGAATCTGAATTGTTTATTCAAAGGAGTTTGCTAAGGATgctctggacttctttaagttgtttgaagacgtttcacctctcatccgagaagcttcttcagttctaaggtcaaatggccaaGAGTCCttgatttaaacccagtgggagtatccccccaaagagggacaaaggaccccctgatgatcctctaatcatatgagccaaggtgtgaaagcgggtgtgggacctaatcagccagggtttcgggtgaggtcattgtgaaacctggccccaccttgtcatgtgaattcctgaggttaggtggcccaggatgtgagtgggcattaaggcgtctggggagggaacttaaaactggattatagatggcagacattTGGTGTCGTAAatcaccacctctgttcaaagatggtcgctcacagtggacgtaaatggcttctttcactcctctttcaaaccatctgtcctctctgtccaaaagtgaacgttggcatcctcgtgtgacctttgtcctttagatgcagatggactgctgagtcttgtcctgtggaggtgactcttctatgttgtgcaaTGCGCTTGTgcagtggctgtttggtctctctgatgtagaggtctgggcattcctcgctgtactgtacagcatacaccacgttgttaaatttgtgtttttgagcttgtctttcgggtgaaccagtttttgtctgagtgtgttgctgggtctgaagtacactgggatgtcgtgcttggagaaaactttcctgagtttctctgatacactggCTACATAGgagatgacaatgttgttgcgtctgtctttcttatcctccctcgctggtgtctgatcttcttttctgtgcacctttgctgactttataaatgcccaattaggataaccgcatgttttaattgcttcctttacatgtgtgtgtgttccttcttttttctctcaggcttagagggaacatgttcatgtgcttataaacagtacatttgaatactgactgaaactagcaccactaaagtaacaatgggctgggaggtcagttccttcttcataattatgcaaattctcatgaccattgatcaacaaccactgatgaCAGCCCACTGAtgaaagaacactgatcaatggccatgagtaccattcacggagagttggggaatggcttcAAACACAGCAATGTAAGAtagcgaaagatgtacccttaggccccctcctcgattcagagatacTCTTTCCCATTTcgcgtaaatggcctccttgactccacactcaaaccagcgttcctccctgacCACGATGTGTACATCCTCCTCATTGAAAGCGTGTTCAATGATGTTCAAtgatgttactctgtttgtgttgggggacccgatccttggggtggaccaatttttggcgcagcgtgatTTGGGGTTTAAATGCCACAGAGATaaggtgtttagaaaaaatgcaccTTAACTGTTCCAAAAtccctgacacatatgggatcactacaggttttcgcttaggcagcggttgtccttctctcctggatcagctggGGCTTTCTTTTGGCGCCTTCCCAggtttgacaaaagtccagctgggataccTACATTTAAACAGGGCCTTCTtggtgtgatgttcttctgcttccctggccgctgtgtcagtggggatggtgtttgctctgttttgtagcgtcctgatgacacccagattatgctccagtggatgatgagagtcaaatcttaaatactgatccgcaTGCGTATGTTTacggtacacatcagcttttagatgtcccccattactgatggaaatctcacactctaagaaggctaacctgccacttttcatgtCCTCCCTGGttaatttgatgtgtcggtccacagagttaatgtgatccgtgaaatgtggtacatcctgagatttgattttcacccaggtgccatccacatacctgaaccaatgacttggtggtgttccagggtaggatagcaaagccctttttttccac
Coding sequences within:
- the LOC135932357 gene encoding protein NLRC3-like; the protein is MVGKEESGLQERVDQQRSEVPSGQSAQQHQTHLDSIFMNELKKIQKVLTSDYPECLEGLREDDEDRSSREAFVKITVDFLRRMKMKELADRLQSKLPAAVCHRNLKYTLKQKFQCVFEGITKAGNPTLLNQIYTELYITEGGTAEVNDEHEVRQIETASRKPVRPETTIRQEDIFKASTGREEPIRTVLTKGVAGIGKTVLTQKYTLDWAEDKANQDIQFIFPFTFRELNVLKDEKFSLVELVHHFFTETKEAGICSFEDFQVVFIFDGLDECRLPLDFHKTTILTDPRKSTSVDVLLINLIRGKLLPSAHLWITTRPAAANQIPPQCVGMVTEVRGFTDPQKEEYFRKRFRDEEQASRIISHIKTSRSLHIMCHIPVFCWITATVLEDVLETREGGQLPKTLTETYIHLLVVQAEVKKVKYDGGAETDPHWSPESRKMIKSLGKLAFDHLQKGNLIFYESDLTECGIDIRAASVYSGVFTQIFKEERGLYQDKVFCFIHLSVQEFLAALHVHLTFINSGLNLLEEQQTTSTWPKLIKKKNNLKSLHQSAVNKALQSPNGHLDLFLRFLLGLSLQTNQTLLRGLLTQRGSGSQTNQETVQYIKEKLSEDLSAEKSINLVHCLNELNDRSLVEEIQQHMRSGSLSTDKLSPAQWSALVFILLSSEKDLDVFDLKKYSASEEALLRLLPVVKASNKALLSRCKLSKRSCDALSSVLKSQSSCLKDLDLSYNDLQDSGVKLLSAALQSPHCTLETL